The following are encoded in a window of Ogataea parapolymorpha DL-1 chromosome VII, whole genome shotgun sequence genomic DNA:
- a CDS encoding Conserved hypothetical membrane protein yields MSKFRGVTSIGIGNAYQGARTSIDLRPKPTKSANGARLRSRQFIAFLLLWLFVVHYFERWQVSSMIKSCRWKNWEKWPSGADPHHLVVVGDPQLVDNFSYPTRNRLLLYLTQRLSDNYLHRNHRLYHQILSPDTTLFVGDLFDGGREWANPVWYGEYSRFHKVFDPVESTRTLAQIPGNHDIGFGNGVNIAVLNRFRTFFGNPNDYLILGNHSLVLLDTISLSSTEHPEVNKDPTGFLAALSQDNHHAKQYPRVLVSHVPLYRFTESQTCGPLRESKKRFPVMRGKQYQTVIEYELSQRILNSIKPKLILSGDDHDYCHVRHPLANTGAVRSVAGEAFTDEITVKSSAMTGGIKRPAIQLLSLYNPLDGVADPDFVLEETGSLVVTHDTLRSRLCYLPDPYQGLRWYGFVILLMTASFVMVYMYPDTTTKLNSRLRDRLGVIKPLYEDDLMKRQSLKMSLMDFLLDWNVPERRSWRLCVLHVTLSVAIYVCILDRYHSSI; encoded by the coding sequence ATGTCGAAATTCCGGGGAGTCACCTCCATCGGTATTGGAAACGCGTATCAGGGGGCTCGAACGAGCATAGACCTACGTCCGAAGCCCACGAAGTCAGCCAATGGCGCGCGATTGCGCTCCAGACAGTTTATCGCGTTCCTGCTTCTCTGGCTCTTTGTCGTGCACTATTTTGAGAGATGGCAAGTGAGCAGCATGATCAAGTCTTGCCGCTGGAAGAACTGGGAAAAATGGCCTTCAGGTGCCGATCCACATCACCTGGTTGTTGTCGGAGACCCTCAATTGGTGGATAATTTCTCATACCCTACAAGAAACAGGTTATTGTTATATTTAACGCAGCGGCTTAGCGACAACTACTTACATCGAAACCACAGGCTTTACCACCAGATCCTCAGTCCAGACACCACACTCTTTGTTGGGGACCTCTTTGATGGCGGTCGTGAGTGGGCTAACCCAGTTTGGTACGGAGAATACTCTCGCTTCCATAAAGTTTTTGATCCTGTTgaatcaacaagaacattGGCTCAAATTCCAGGAAACCACGATATCGGTTTTGGAAATGGAGTCAACATTGCCGTACTCAACCGGTTCAGAACATTTTTCGGCAACCCTAACGACTACCTGATTTTGGGAAATCATAGTCTCGTCCTTTTGGATACTATTTCTTTATCCTCAACAGAGCATCCGGAGGTGAATAAAGACCCCACAGGATTTCTGGCGGCCCTGAGCCAAGACAATCACCATGCAAAACAGTATCCTCGAGTTCTTGTCAGCCATGTGCCGCTTTACAGGTTTACAGAATCTCAAACGTGCGGTCCATTGCGCGAGTCGAAGAAACGGTTTCCAGTGATGCGTGGGAAGCAGTACCAGACAGTAATTGAGTATGAGCTAAGTCAGCGCATTTTGAACTCCATCAAACCAAAACTCAttctttctggagatgATCACGATTACTGCCACGTTCGTCATCCATTGGCAAACACAGGAGCAGTTCGCTCGGTGGCCGGCGAGGCATTCACAGACGAGATCACCGTCAAGTCATCTGCCATGACTGGAGGAATAAAGAGACCTGCCATCCAACTGCTTTCGCTGTATAACCCGCTAGACGGCGTTGCTGATCCTGACTTTGTTCTCGAGGAAACAGGATCCTTGGTGGTGACTCACGATACGTTGCGATCGAGGCTATGCTATCTTCCAGACCCTTATCAGGGCCTTCGATGGTACGGATTTGTGATTCTACTAATGACCGCTTCGTTTGTGATGGTCTATATGTACCCGGACACTACGACAAAACTGAATAGCCGCCTTAGAGATCGTTTAGGAGTTATCAAGCCGCTCTACGAGGACGACTTAATGAAGAGACAGTCATTGAAAATGTCTTTGATGGACTTTCTGCTGGATTGGAACGTCCCCGAAAGACGCAGCTGGAGGCTGTGCGTGCTGCACGTAACGCTTAGTGTCGCCATTTACGTATGTATCTTAGACAGGTACCATAGTTCTATATAG